One stretch of Caldanaerobius fijiensis DSM 17918 DNA includes these proteins:
- a CDS encoding YerC/YecD family TrpR-related protein, which produces MYQSKIKDKMIDELFEAILCLKDVDECYMFFEDVCTINEIKELAQRFKVAKMLKDKKTYNEIAEVTGASTATISRVNRFLNYGSGGYNLVLSRISSKNADAKD; this is translated from the coding sequence ATGTATCAATCCAAGATAAAGGATAAAATGATAGATGAGCTATTTGAAGCTATTTTGTGCTTAAAAGATGTAGATGAATGCTACATGTTCTTTGAAGATGTGTGTACTATAAATGAGATTAAAGAATTGGCCCAGCGTTTTAAAGTAGCTAAGATGTTAAAAGACAAAAAGACCTATAATGAGATAGCTGAAGTTACAGGTGCCAGCACTGCTACGATAAGCAGGGTAAACAGGTTTTTAAACTACGGTTCAGGCGGGTATAATCTGGTTTTAAGCCGCATCAGCTCTAAAAATGCCGATGCGAAAGATTAG
- a CDS encoding PRK06851 family protein — MDKGRIKEVFPGGNTAYGFYSFYKYIIGDDAKKIFIFKGGPGTGKSSFMKKIASIMVDKGYDVELHHCSSDNNSLDAVVIPEKGIALIDGTAPHVVDPVYPGALEEIVNLGQFWNESGMQKGKYEIMALNNEIKRLFDRAYKYLSAAKRLKDNIVATMEGCVDWAQVNKITYDLVDKLFGGQGIFDKSGRERHLFGSAITPEGVKDYLETIIGLCARRYVIKGKDGTGASKILKVLSEQARMRGYDVEVYHCALDPDVIEHLLIPKLDVAVTTCERFEDNGEVVDLNKFVNEKSLCYYREEIELDLGYVGIMVQEAIKCINKAKKNHDELEKYYIPNMDFHAVDQLRENILQKILRY; from the coding sequence ATGGATAAAGGCCGGATTAAAGAGGTTTTTCCTGGTGGGAATACCGCATATGGTTTTTATTCGTTCTATAAATACATAATTGGCGACGATGCTAAGAAGATTTTTATATTTAAAGGGGGTCCGGGGACCGGAAAGTCCAGTTTTATGAAGAAAATAGCCAGCATCATGGTGGATAAAGGTTACGATGTAGAACTCCACCATTGTTCTTCTGATAATAATTCGCTGGATGCCGTTGTAATTCCCGAAAAGGGAATTGCGTTAATTGATGGTACAGCACCTCATGTGGTGGATCCTGTTTATCCAGGTGCTCTTGAGGAGATTGTAAATCTGGGCCAATTTTGGAACGAAAGTGGGATGCAAAAGGGTAAGTACGAAATTATGGCCTTGAACAATGAGATAAAAAGGCTATTTGATAGGGCGTATAAGTACCTGAGCGCGGCAAAGAGGTTGAAGGATAATATTGTGGCTACAATGGAGGGATGTGTGGATTGGGCACAGGTAAATAAGATTACGTACGATTTAGTAGATAAACTGTTTGGGGGTCAGGGGATTTTTGATAAATCAGGCAGAGAAAGACATTTATTTGGAAGCGCAATAACCCCTGAGGGCGTTAAAGATTATCTTGAAACTATTATAGGGCTTTGTGCAAGGAGATATGTGATAAAAGGAAAAGATGGTACAGGAGCTTCCAAGATATTAAAGGTCCTTTCGGAACAGGCTAGAATGAGAGGCTATGATGTGGAGGTATACCATTGTGCACTGGACCCCGATGTCATTGAGCATTTATTAATACCGAAGCTGGATGTGGCAGTTACGACCTGTGAGAGGTTTGAGGACAATGGTGAAGTAGTAGATCTAAACAAATTTGTAAATGAAAAGAGTTTATGCTATTATAGGGAGGAGATAGAACTAGATCTGGGATATGTAGGCATTATGGTGCAAGAAGCTATAAAATGTATAAATAAAGCCAAGAAAAATCACGACGAGCTGGAAAAGTATTATATACCCAACATGGATTTTCACGCAGTGGATCAACTGAGAGAAAATATTTTACAGAAGATATTGAGATATTGA
- a CDS encoding serine hydrolase, translating to MKEKRFYRIIASFVLIMAIIAITLPASANYPDISLYINGILVQINPKPVVIGGYIAVPFRGISEALGADVYWDLSTQTMTAVKGNQNVTVQSGHKWAIVNGKVITMPVYSFMNNNRLYVPLTLFKEAFGANIQWDKVNHIAYVTTPDSHYEWGTGISNISYPDYSALKAKLQRYINTRPGQISVYVHDLTTGQTLSIGGDRVYAAASTIKLPLVLYLYEQAAAGKVDLNTKLTYTPQYYMQGTGILQGQPFGGQYTIRELSRLAIEYSDNVAWQMLLDYAGQDNLTAFEKSLGAKATGLVNGLSVTTPKDMDIYLSELLTFRDENYDLGNEVLYYMEHSIFSEGIPQELPSGVVVAHKMGALDDKFHDVGIVFGNRPYIITIFTENGWEDASLQTLADISRIVYDYQSGL from the coding sequence ATGAAGGAGAAAAGATTCTACAGGATAATAGCTTCCTTCGTTCTGATAATGGCAATCATTGCTATCACGTTGCCCGCGTCGGCCAATTACCCTGATATATCACTATATATAAATGGTATACTGGTACAGATAAACCCAAAACCCGTGGTCATAGGTGGATATATAGCTGTACCATTTAGAGGGATCTCTGAAGCACTGGGCGCAGATGTCTACTGGGATCTTTCAACTCAGACTATGACAGCAGTAAAGGGAAACCAAAATGTTACGGTACAAAGTGGACATAAATGGGCAATAGTCAATGGAAAGGTAATAACAATGCCTGTTTATTCATTTATGAACAACAACAGGCTATATGTGCCACTAACACTTTTTAAAGAGGCTTTTGGCGCAAATATTCAGTGGGATAAGGTAAACCATATAGCATATGTCACTACCCCGGATAGCCACTATGAATGGGGTACCGGTATAAGCAATATATCTTATCCCGATTATAGCGCGCTAAAAGCAAAACTGCAGCGCTATATCAATACGCGCCCCGGACAAATAAGCGTATATGTACACGACCTTACCACAGGACAAACCCTAAGCATAGGCGGTGACAGGGTATATGCCGCAGCCAGCACAATAAAACTGCCTCTGGTATTATACCTTTATGAGCAGGCCGCTGCAGGAAAAGTAGACCTCAACACAAAACTCACTTATACACCGCAGTATTACATGCAGGGAACGGGTATCCTCCAAGGACAACCCTTTGGCGGCCAGTATACTATAAGAGAGCTTTCGCGGCTGGCTATTGAGTACAGCGACAACGTGGCCTGGCAGATGTTGTTGGACTACGCAGGCCAAGATAACTTAACAGCTTTTGAAAAGTCACTGGGCGCCAAGGCCACCGGCCTTGTCAACGGCCTAAGCGTAACCACGCCCAAAGATATGGATATATACCTAAGTGAGTTGCTGACATTTAGAGATGAAAACTATGATCTGGGAAATGAAGTGCTGTACTATATGGAACACTCCATCTTCAGCGAGGGGATACCTCAGGAATTACCTTCAGGAGTAGTCGTAGCTCATAAGATGGGAGCCCTTGATGACAAATTCCACGACGTAGGCATCGTATTTGGAAATCGGCCTTACATCATAACCATATTCACAGAAAACGGATGGGAAGACGCATCGCTTCAAACCCTTGCCGATATTTCTCGCATAGTGTACGATTACCAATCAGGACTCTAA
- a CDS encoding amidohydrolase family protein yields the protein MKNVIDFHAHAFPDKVASKAVANLSKHYSLKIERKGTLKDLINSAKEGGIHHIVVHSTATNPEHVETVNNWIASITGNGIIGFGTIHPDYPFIEKELCRILKLGLKGLKLHPDFQGFYIDDPKMMPIYEMIGSRMPVLFHLGDERLDYSSPRRLARVINNFPHMIIIGAHLGGYARWDEAMEYLIGKNIYIDTSSSLWRLDTKKAVTLIKKHGVEKVLFGTDYPITSHKSELERFMKLKLSTEEKEKILWENGRKLLKLQSTFEQAI from the coding sequence TTGAAAAACGTTATAGACTTTCACGCCCACGCTTTTCCTGATAAAGTGGCGTCAAAAGCTGTGGCGAATTTAAGCAAGCATTATTCGTTGAAAATAGAGCGAAAGGGGACATTAAAAGACCTTATTAATAGCGCAAAAGAAGGTGGTATACACCACATAGTAGTACACTCCACAGCAACCAACCCAGAACATGTGGAGACCGTAAACAACTGGATTGCCTCTATTACTGGTAACGGAATTATAGGCTTTGGCACGATACACCCTGATTATCCTTTCATAGAAAAAGAACTCTGTCGCATCTTGAAATTGGGACTTAAAGGCTTAAAATTGCATCCAGATTTTCAAGGCTTCTATATAGACGATCCCAAAATGATGCCTATTTACGAGATGATAGGTTCCAGAATGCCTGTATTGTTTCATCTAGGAGATGAACGCCTTGATTACTCAAGTCCCAGGCGCCTGGCCCGCGTGATAAATAACTTTCCTCACATGATTATAATCGGCGCTCATCTAGGAGGCTATGCCAGATGGGATGAAGCGATGGAATATCTAATTGGCAAAAATATTTATATAGATACATCCAGTTCACTTTGGAGATTGGATACAAAAAAAGCTGTAACACTCATAAAAAAACACGGTGTGGAGAAGGTACTTTTTGGCACAGATTATCCTATTACTTCTCACAAAAGCGAATTAGAGCGCTTCATGAAATTAAAATTGAGCACAGAGGAAAAAGAGAAAATACTGTGGGAAAATGGTCGTAAGCTATTAAAGTTACAAAGTACATTTGAACAAGCCATATGA